A window of Candidatus Schekmanbacteria bacterium contains these coding sequences:
- a CDS encoding aconitate hydratase, producing MNQNLTQKIFKEHRVSGSLVAGEEIAIRIDQTLTQDATGTMAYLQFEALDIPRVKTKLSVSYIDHNTLQTGFENADDHRYLQSVAAKYGIYFSKPGNGICHQVNVEHFGVPGRTLLGSDSHTPTGGGIGMIAIGAGGLDVAVAMGGGPFYLTMPKVVLIDLKGKLKPWVSAKDIILEVLRRLTVKGGVGKIFEYGGEGVASLSVPERATITNMGAELGATTSIFPSDAVTKEFLKAQGRVKDWKELKPDKGCTYDEVVTIDLNKLVPMIAQPHSPDNVCRVKDLEGKKVDQVIIGSCTNSSYKDLMTVAAILKGKKVSPDVSFAIAPGSKQVFEMIAENGALRTLVEAGTRILESACGPCIGMGQSPCSGGVSVRTFNRNFEGRSGTKDAGVYLASPEVAVAAALKGKFTDPRKLGNFPKVARPKKFFINDSLIVKPPKDGSKVEVLRGPNIAPLPKNMPLPKVLHGKVLLKVADNITTDHIMPAGAKVLPLRSNIPKIAEHVFEVVDPNFASRAKAEHGGFVVGGDNYGQGSSREHAALAPMYLGIKFVLTKSFARIHRANLINFGILPLTFINASDYGLLKEGDELEINNVHEALKSGNKLKVENLKSGKSFEVMFDLTERQKEIILAGGLLNYTKVKAGR from the coding sequence GTGAACCAGAACTTGACACAGAAGATTTTCAAGGAACATCGTGTAAGCGGAAGTCTTGTTGCCGGCGAAGAGATCGCAATCAGAATTGACCAGACACTGACGCAGGATGCAACCGGTACAATGGCATATCTGCAATTTGAGGCTCTCGATATTCCGCGGGTAAAAACTAAACTTTCGGTAAGCTATATTGACCATAATACTCTTCAGACTGGATTTGAAAATGCTGATGACCACAGGTATCTTCAGTCTGTAGCCGCCAAATACGGAATCTATTTTTCAAAACCCGGCAATGGTATCTGCCATCAGGTAAACGTAGAGCATTTCGGTGTTCCGGGAAGAACTCTTCTCGGCTCTGACAGCCATACTCCGACAGGCGGAGGAATTGGCATGATCGCAATCGGCGCAGGCGGTCTTGACGTAGCAGTGGCAATGGGAGGAGGACCATTTTATCTTACAATGCCTAAGGTAGTCCTTATTGACCTTAAGGGGAAACTCAAACCCTGGGTTTCCGCAAAGGATATAATACTTGAAGTTTTGAGAAGGCTGACTGTAAAGGGCGGGGTTGGAAAGATATTCGAATACGGCGGTGAGGGTGTTGCTTCACTTTCAGTCCCGGAGAGAGCGACAATCACCAATATGGGTGCAGAGCTCGGGGCAACAACATCGATATTCCCAAGCGATGCGGTTACAAAGGAGTTCCTTAAAGCGCAGGGGAGAGTAAAAGACTGGAAGGAACTTAAGCCTGATAAGGGATGCACCTATGATGAGGTTGTAACGATTGACCTCAATAAGCTTGTACCAATGATCGCACAACCTCACAGCCCTGACAATGTCTGCCGCGTAAAGGATCTGGAGGGAAAAAAAGTTGATCAGGTAATCATTGGAAGCTGTACGAATTCTTCATACAAAGACCTTATGACTGTGGCTGCAATTCTTAAAGGGAAAAAAGTAAGCCCTGATGTAAGTTTTGCTATTGCTCCAGGCTCTAAACAGGTTTTCGAGATGATCGCAGAAAATGGAGCGCTTAGGACTTTGGTAGAGGCTGGGACAAGGATACTAGAATCAGCATGCGGTCCATGTATCGGCATGGGACAGTCGCCATGCAGCGGCGGGGTTTCGGTGAGAACTTTTAACAGAAACTTTGAAGGAAGGTCAGGAACAAAGGACGCAGGTGTTTACCTTGCAAGCCCGGAGGTTGCTGTTGCTGCAGCATTAAAAGGGAAATTTACCGATCCGCGCAAGCTTGGAAACTTCCCGAAAGTCGCAAGGCCAAAGAAATTTTTTATCAACGACAGTCTCATTGTGAAGCCACCGAAAGACGGAAGCAAAGTCGAGGTTTTAAGAGGACCGAACATTGCTCCTCTTCCCAAGAACATGCCATTGCCTAAAGTGCTTCACGGGAAAGTGCTTCTCAAGGTTGCTGACAATATAACAACTGACCATATCATGCCGGCAGGGGCAAAGGTACTTCCTCTCCGCTCGAATATCCCCAAAATTGCAGAGCATGTTTTTGAAGTGGTTGATCCCAATTTCGCATCGCGTGCAAAGGCAGAGCATGGCGGCTTCGTAGTAGGCGGTGACAACTATGGCCAGGGCTCAAGCCGCGAACACGCAGCGCTTGCACCAATGTATCTTGGAATCAAGTTCGTTCTCACTAAATCATTTGCCAGGATTCACAGGGCGAACCTGATTAATTTCGGAATACTCCCGCTTACCTTCATCAATGCTTCCGATTATGGTTTGCTCAAGGAAGGGGATGAGCTGGAAATCAATAATGTACATGAAGCCCTGAAAAGCGGTAATAAGCTCAAAGTTGAAAACCTAAAGTCAGGCAAGTCTTTCGAAGTAATGTTTGATTTAACTGAAAGACAGAAAGAGATAATACTGGCAGGAGGCTTGCTGAATTACACAAAGGTGAAAGCTGGTCGGTAA
- a CDS encoding helix-turn-helix domain-containing protein encodes MKLMTIKEVARLLKINEHTAYRYAKDGRIPATRVGRNWRVLEEVLETWLKERSGKTMGAWKRRKPIKK; translated from the coding sequence ATGAAGCTGATGACAATTAAAGAGGTTGCAAGGTTGTTGAAGATTAATGAGCATACAGCTTATAGGTATGCAAAAGATGGGAGAATTCCTGCAACGCGTGTAGGTAGAAACTGGAGAGTTTTGGAAGAGGTTCTTGAAACCTGGCTTAAAGAACGTTCCGGGAAAACTATGGGTGCCTGGAAAAGAAGAAAGCCTATTAAAAAGTAG
- the mqnE gene encoding aminofutalosine synthase MqnE, whose amino-acid sequence MEIVSKEFADIYDKVRAGGRLSAEEGLRLYRSNDVISLGFLANIIRERKNGNKAYFITNRHINYSNICANRCRFCAFSRSAGDDGAYTMNIDEIMEKARAVKDSRVKEFHIVGGLHPELPFSYYLTMLRSLKSEFPDVHIQAFTAVEIKHLSAIANLSVSYTLKELYNAGLGSLPGGGAEVFSPRVRNLLCDEKTSGNVWLDVMREAHMLGLRSNATMLYGHVETDEEKIEHLIKLRELQDETGGFLAFIPLAFHPENTDLKTLAYTTGIDDLKELAVARLMLDNFSHIKAFWIMIGLKLAQVSLSFGVDDIDGTVVEEKITHSAGARTGQFVSREELMDIIKEAGREPVERDTLYNCV is encoded by the coding sequence GTGGAGATTGTTTCAAAAGAGTTTGCTGACATTTATGATAAAGTAAGGGCAGGGGGAAGACTGTCTGCTGAAGAGGGTCTGCGTCTTTATCGCTCGAATGATGTGATATCCCTTGGTTTTCTTGCAAATATTATAAGAGAAAGAAAAAACGGGAACAAAGCCTACTTTATAACCAACCGCCATATCAACTACAGCAATATATGCGCCAACCGGTGCCGTTTCTGTGCTTTTAGCAGGAGTGCGGGAGACGATGGGGCATATACTATGAATATCGATGAAATAATGGAGAAGGCAAGAGCAGTCAAAGACAGTCGCGTGAAGGAATTTCATATTGTCGGAGGCCTCCATCCTGAACTACCATTCTCTTATTATCTGACAATGCTGAGGTCCTTAAAGAGCGAGTTTCCTGATGTCCATATCCAGGCATTTACAGCGGTTGAGATAAAACATCTTTCCGCGATAGCAAATCTTTCAGTTAGTTATACATTAAAAGAGCTTTATAATGCAGGTCTTGGCTCTCTTCCCGGAGGAGGAGCTGAGGTTTTTTCTCCACGTGTGCGAAACCTACTCTGTGATGAAAAAACATCAGGAAATGTATGGCTTGATGTAATGAGAGAGGCGCACATGCTTGGGCTTAGAAGCAACGCCACAATGCTTTACGGTCATGTAGAGACTGATGAAGAAAAAATAGAACACCTGATTAAACTTCGCGAACTTCAGGATGAAACAGGAGGCTTTCTTGCTTTTATCCCTCTGGCATTTCATCCTGAGAACACGGACCTTAAAACTCTTGCATATACGACAGGTATAGATGATTTAAAAGAGCTTGCAGTCGCAAGGCTTATGCTTGATAATTTTTCGCACATAAAGGCTTTCTGGATTATGATAGGGCTTAAGCTTGCGCAAGTTTCTCTTTCATTCGGTGTTGATGATATCGACGGAACTGTTGTTGAAGAGAAAATCACACATTCTGCAGGAGCAAGGACCGGGCAATTTGTAAGCCGCGAAGAACTTATGGACATAATAAAAGAAGCGGGCAGAGAACCGGTCGAGAGAGATACACTTTATAACTGCGTATAA
- a CDS encoding citrate (Si)-synthase: MATLKERLSQQIPKLKEETKALVKEHGTKVVSEVTVDQVFGGLRGVIGLICDTSLVEADKGLIIRGNPIGDIKEKLPEEILYLLLTGELPDAAALKSLQQDLKARSKVPSYVWDVLKAMPADAHPMATLNALILVLEKESVFRKKYDEGIKKDEYWVYALEDSLNLIAKLPSIAAGIYRHRFRKGDRIESDPNLDWGADYAHMLGLPDPSGEFKNLMRLYMTLHCDHEGGNVSAYTCHTVSSALSDVYYSVSAGLDGLAGPLHGLANQECLGFVLQLREKYKGVPSDEDLRKFTWDNLNAGKVVPGYGHAVLRCPDPRFVAFHAFGKKVCPKDEVFQIVDKLYKIVPEVLKEQGKAKNPWPNVDAGSGSLLYHFGLTEFDYYTVLFSVSRAMGMCSQMILNLGMGTPITRPKSVQTNWVQAQVKK; encoded by the coding sequence ATGGCAACATTGAAAGAAAGACTATCACAACAGATCCCGAAGCTAAAAGAAGAGACTAAGGCACTGGTAAAGGAACATGGAACAAAGGTTGTATCTGAAGTAACTGTAGATCAGGTTTTTGGCGGTTTGAGAGGGGTCATAGGACTGATATGCGATACATCTCTCGTTGAAGCAGATAAAGGGTTAATAATAAGAGGTAACCCTATCGGGGATATCAAGGAAAAACTTCCTGAAGAGATATTGTACTTACTTCTGACAGGAGAACTCCCCGATGCAGCAGCGCTCAAATCTCTCCAGCAGGACTTAAAGGCACGTTCAAAAGTCCCATCATATGTATGGGATGTTTTAAAAGCTATGCCCGCAGATGCACACCCCATGGCAACACTCAATGCATTAATACTTGTCCTTGAAAAGGAATCAGTTTTCAGGAAGAAATATGACGAAGGAATAAAGAAGGATGAGTACTGGGTATACGCACTTGAGGATTCCCTTAACCTGATTGCAAAACTGCCTTCAATAGCCGCAGGAATTTACAGGCACAGGTTCAGGAAAGGCGACAGGATTGAAAGCGATCCGAATTTAGATTGGGGAGCTGATTACGCTCATATGCTCGGTCTTCCTGATCCATCAGGAGAATTCAAGAACCTTATGAGACTTTACATGACGCTTCACTGCGATCATGAGGGCGGAAACGTCAGCGCATATACCTGCCATACCGTAAGCTCAGCGCTTTCAGATGTCTACTATTCAGTATCTGCCGGATTAGACGGACTTGCAGGACCTCTTCACGGCTTGGCAAACCAGGAGTGTTTAGGTTTCGTTCTCCAGCTTAGGGAGAAATACAAGGGAGTGCCTTCAGACGAGGATTTGAGAAAATTCACATGGGATAACCTTAACGCAGGGAAAGTAGTCCCCGGTTACGGCCATGCAGTATTAAGGTGCCCTGATCCACGCTTTGTAGCATTCCATGCATTCGGGAAAAAAGTATGTCCCAAGGACGAAGTATTCCAGATTGTTGACAAACTCTATAAAATAGTCCCGGAAGTACTGAAGGAACAGGGAAAAGCAAAGAACCCATGGCCTAATGTTGACGCAGGTTCAGGTTCGCTCCTTTATCATTTCGGGCTTACTGAATTTGACTATTACACAGTGCTCTTCAGCGTATCCCGTGCAATGGGTATGTGCTCTCAGATGATTTTGAACCTCGGCATGGGAACTCCAATAACAAGGCCGAAGTCAGTACAGACAAACTGGGTACAGGCACAGGTAAAGAAATAG
- the mqnC gene encoding dehypoxanthine futalosine cyclase: MGNYKNIAEKVEKRQRISTDECLELLKSADFFLLGRLANNLRLSSSPTDKVTYVVDRNINFTNICVSECAFCAFYKNPESKEGYVLPDEEIFRKIEEAVKAGATQILMQGGLNPSLSIDYYEGLLRKIKSRFPVHIHSFSPPEIVFIAKTSEIHVKDVLLRLRDAGLDTIPGGGAEILVDRVRQEISPHKCNAGDWLDVMRRAHELGIGSTATMMFGHVESLEERITHLLKIRELQDETGGFRAFIPWTFQWENTKIGKVTTSAIEYLRTVAISRIFLDNIKNIQASWVTQGPKISQLSLMFGANDFGGTMMEENVVRMAGASFRMTEKEIIELIKHAGFVPARRDTNYNVLEVMS; this comes from the coding sequence GTGGGCAATTATAAAAATATCGCTGAAAAAGTTGAGAAGCGTCAGAGGATTTCTACTGACGAGTGCCTCGAACTCTTAAAATCTGCAGACTTTTTTCTGCTGGGACGACTTGCCAATAATCTTCGTCTTTCATCCTCTCCTACTGACAAGGTGACCTATGTAGTTGACAGGAATATAAATTTCACCAACATCTGTGTTTCAGAGTGTGCTTTCTGTGCCTTTTACAAAAATCCTGAAAGCAAAGAAGGATATGTGCTTCCCGATGAAGAAATATTTAGGAAGATTGAAGAAGCAGTCAAGGCAGGTGCAACACAGATATTGATGCAGGGGGGATTAAATCCATCCCTTTCTATTGATTATTACGAGGGGCTTTTGAGGAAAATCAAAAGCAGATTCCCTGTTCATATCCATTCATTTTCACCTCCCGAGATTGTATTCATAGCAAAAACTTCAGAGATTCACGTGAAAGATGTCCTGCTCAGGCTCCGGGATGCAGGGCTTGACACTATCCCGGGAGGAGGAGCAGAGATACTTGTGGACAGGGTAAGGCAGGAGATAAGCCCTCATAAATGCAATGCCGGAGACTGGCTTGATGTTATGAGAAGGGCTCATGAACTAGGGATAGGTTCAACTGCAACAATGATGTTCGGACATGTGGAATCTCTTGAGGAGAGGATTACACATCTTTTAAAGATAAGGGAACTTCAGGATGAAACAGGAGGATTCAGAGCGTTCATTCCATGGACATTCCAATGGGAGAACACAAAGATAGGAAAAGTCACCACATCTGCCATTGAATATTTAAGGACTGTGGCAATATCAAGAATATTTCTTGATAATATAAAAAACATACAGGCTTCATGGGTTACGCAGGGGCCCAAGATATCACAGCTTTCTCTCATGTTCGGGGCAAATGATTTTGGCGGTACAATGATGGAAGAGAATGTCGTACGCATGGCAGGTGCCTCATTCAGGATGACTGAAAAGGAGATCATTGAACTTATAAAGCATGCAGGCTTTGTCCCTGCCAGAAGAGATACAAACTACAATGTTCTGGAGGTTATGAGTTGA
- a CDS encoding MTAP family purine nucleoside phosphorylase — translation MRGKEKFSGFGVIGGSKAFLSINGDWGNCISSRKIKTPFGISSPLHIYEKDEIRFAFISRHGEKGYEIAAPFINYRANIFAMKSIGVKRIISWSGPGIINDKKLKVGELYLPDDVLDETKHRKDTFFERGGIGFVRQNPVFCNELYDFIKKTLRSMKIRFKSGGIYVCTEGPRLETVAEIKKYKVLGGDVVGMTIAPECFLARELEICYHSICYLTNLAEGIGEKKSFKPGVLFEGMQDEKEAKKVSEIQQVLPEIIFNVIKSFAENIRTCVCPDYMLRYKKRGVLDSEWRKWF, via the coding sequence TTGAGAGGTAAAGAAAAGTTCTCAGGCTTCGGAGTAATAGGGGGAAGCAAGGCTTTTCTTTCCATCAATGGAGACTGGGGCAATTGTATAAGCAGTAGAAAAATCAAGACGCCCTTTGGCATTAGTTCTCCTTTGCATATATATGAGAAAGATGAAATAAGGTTTGCTTTCATCTCCAGACATGGAGAAAAAGGTTACGAGATAGCCGCTCCATTTATCAATTACAGGGCAAATATCTTTGCCATGAAAAGCATTGGCGTAAAAAGGATAATATCCTGGTCTGGTCCCGGTATAATTAATGACAAGAAACTTAAAGTAGGGGAGCTTTATCTTCCGGATGATGTGCTTGATGAAACGAAACATAGGAAAGACACATTTTTTGAAAGGGGAGGTATAGGCTTTGTAAGACAGAACCCGGTATTCTGCAATGAGCTTTATGATTTTATCAAAAAAACTCTTCGCTCAATGAAGATAAGATTTAAATCCGGCGGTATTTATGTCTGCACAGAGGGTCCCCGTCTCGAAACAGTGGCTGAAATAAAAAAATATAAAGTGCTTGGCGGTGATGTGGTGGGTATGACAATTGCGCCTGAGTGCTTTCTGGCAAGGGAGCTTGAGATATGCTACCACTCGATATGTTATCTTACAAACCTTGCCGAGGGAATTGGTGAAAAGAAATCTTTTAAGCCCGGTGTGCTTTTTGAAGGAATGCAGGATGAAAAGGAAGCGAAAAAGGTAAGTGAAATCCAGCAGGTTCTTCCTGAGATAATATTTAATGTTATAAAGAGCTTTGCGGAAAATATCCGAACATGCGTTTGTCCTGATTACATGCTCCGCTATAAAAAAAGAGGTGTTCTGGACAGCGAATGGAGAAAATGGTTTTAA
- a CDS encoding DUF1566 domain-containing protein: protein MKCKVKSVLSLFAVVVLLMPFILEATGTIELPQTGQTKCYDTSGAEILCTGTGQDGDIRTGVVWPDPRFTDNGDETISDNLTGLVWAKNGNLMTARDIGFDTDGTSGDGRVTWQHALDYVAKLNAEDYLGYNDWRLPNVNELGSLINSGEADTSADLNAQGFSNVQSYYYWSSSTYAFSMFNAWYVGMGDGYVAYSYKGNDNYVWPVRSGFGSSVISLPLTGQTKCYDEAGTEITCEGTGQDGDIQEGIAWPSPRFTDNSNETVTDNLTGLMWTKNANLPNGQKTWQEALDYVASLNSSNYLGFNDWHLPNVNQLRSLANAGELHTSSWLNTQGFSNVQSDFYWSSSTYAYDTDYAWYLYMYDGYVGSLGKDYYYYVWPVSSGQVVSLTPSVISSSPNSGVQGETLDVTISGANFTGAESISFGSGITIAFYTVVSDTVITANITIDLSATAGVRDIVITTTNGTGTLSSGFTVTPPGKLSDLTVSSVSFKGNAKKGKKINIAAVIKNIGEKNALNSSVKFYLSSNNTSSIDGDTPIGPKKATGKIKVKGRVTVKLIWKVKAPSGVGDYYLKAVCDSGSVVPESNESNNTKASKKFSIK from the coding sequence ATGAAGTGTAAAGTGAAATCTGTCTTGTCCTTGTTTGCTGTTGTAGTGTTGCTAATGCCTTTTATTTTAGAAGCTACCGGGACAATCGAGCTTCCCCAGACAGGGCAGACAAAGTGCTACGATACATCAGGTGCAGAGATCTTATGCACAGGTACCGGGCAGGATGGGGATATTCGTACCGGAGTTGTGTGGCCAGACCCAAGATTTACTGACAATGGCGATGAAACTATTTCGGATAATCTTACAGGGTTAGTATGGGCAAAGAACGGGAATCTTATGACAGCAAGAGACATTGGGTTTGATACTGATGGTACGTCTGGCGATGGAAGAGTGACATGGCAGCATGCCCTGGACTATGTAGCGAAATTAAATGCTGAAGACTATCTTGGATATAACGACTGGCGCCTGCCAAATGTCAATGAGCTTGGAAGCCTTATCAATTCTGGCGAAGCGGATACATCAGCAGATCTTAATGCGCAGGGTTTTAGCAATGTGCAATCTTACTACTATTGGTCGTCTTCTACTTACGCCTTCAGTATGTTCAATGCATGGTACGTCGGCATGGGCGATGGCTACGTGGCATACAGCTATAAGGGGAACGATAACTATGTTTGGCCCGTTAGGTCTGGATTTGGTTCTTCGGTTATTTCCCTTCCCCTGACAGGGCAGACAAAGTGCTATGACGAAGCAGGCACTGAGATTACCTGCGAAGGCACAGGGCAGGATGGTGATATTCAGGAAGGTATTGCATGGCCAAGTCCAAGATTTACTGATAACAGCAATGAAACTGTCACGGACAATCTGACAGGCTTGATGTGGACAAAGAATGCAAATCTTCCAAATGGTCAAAAAACATGGCAGGAGGCACTCGACTATGTAGCATCGCTTAACAGCAGTAATTATCTTGGATTTAACGACTGGCATCTACCAAATGTCAACCAGCTTAGAAGTCTTGCAAATGCTGGCGAATTGCACACATCATCATGGCTTAATACGCAGGGTTTCAGTAATGTGCAGTCAGACTTCTATTGGTCGTCTTCTACTTACGCCTACGATACTGATTATGCGTGGTACCTCTATATGTATGATGGCTACGTGGGGAGCCTTGGCAAGGACTACTATTACTATGTTTGGCCGGTTAGCTCTGGACAGGTTGTGTCATTAACTCCTTCGGTTATTTCATCCAGTCCAAATTCCGGAGTGCAGGGAGAAACATTGGATGTCACAATAAGCGGCGCAAATTTTACAGGAGCTGAATCCATAAGTTTTGGCTCAGGAATAACAATTGCTTTCTATACTGTTGTAAGCGACACAGTAATTACCGCCAATATCACAATAGATTTATCAGCAACTGCAGGTGTAAGGGATATTGTAATTACAACAACAAATGGCACGGGGACATTATCTTCGGGTTTTACTGTTACACCACCGGGTAAACTGTCAGATCTCACGGTAAGCTCTGTAAGCTTTAAAGGTAATGCAAAAAAAGGAAAGAAGATTAATATTGCAGCGGTAATAAAAAACATTGGCGAGAAGAATGCGCTGAACTCTTCAGTGAAGTTTTATCTCTCAAGTAATAACACTAGTTCCATTGATGGAGACACACCGATTGGTCCAAAGAAGGCGACAGGAAAGATAAAGGTGAAAGGAAGAGTTACTGTCAAACTTATATGGAAAGTTAAGGCACCATCAGGGGTAGGGGATTATTATTTAAAAGCCGTCTGCGACAGCGGCAGTGTCGTGCCAGAATCGAATGAAAGCAACAACACAAAGGCGTCAAAGAAGTTCAGTATAAAATAA
- the icd gene encoding isocitrate dehydrogenase (NADP(+)), which produces MLIIPDDPIIPFIEGDGIGGDIWAASVRVFDAAVQKAYKGKRKIKWFEILAGEKANNATGSWLPDETVEAIAEYKVAIKGPLTTPIGGGIRSLNVSLRKLLDLYACVRPIKYFNGVPSPVKDPSKLNVIIFRENTEDVYAGIEWKQGSEDVKKVINFLKKEMNVTVREDSGIGVKPMSVFGSKRLVKMAIQYAIKKKKKSVTLVHKGNIMKYTEGAFRDWGYELAREEFSDITVSEQDLWDKYNGQAPEGKIIIKDRIADSMFQQILTRPDEYEVLCTPNLNGDYLSDACAAQVGGLGIAPGANIGDNSALFEATHGTAPKYAGKDVINPGSVILSGVMMFDHMVWDEAGELITKALAKTIQDKTVTYDLERLMPGAKKVKCSEFGDCIIRNMDNV; this is translated from the coding sequence ATGTTGATCATCCCTGATGACCCGATTATCCCATTTATTGAGGGAGACGGAATAGGTGGCGACATATGGGCAGCTTCTGTGAGAGTTTTTGATGCAGCTGTTCAAAAGGCTTACAAGGGAAAAAGAAAAATAAAATGGTTTGAGATCCTTGCAGGAGAAAAAGCAAACAATGCCACGGGCTCATGGCTTCCTGATGAGACAGTCGAAGCAATAGCAGAGTATAAGGTAGCAATCAAGGGTCCCCTTACAACACCAATTGGAGGAGGCATCAGAAGCCTGAATGTCAGCCTCCGCAAACTTCTTGATCTTTATGCATGCGTAAGGCCAATAAAGTATTTTAACGGTGTTCCAAGTCCGGTAAAAGATCCAAGCAAACTTAATGTCATAATCTTCCGTGAAAACACTGAAGACGTCTATGCAGGTATAGAATGGAAACAGGGCTCTGAAGATGTAAAAAAGGTAATTAATTTTCTCAAGAAGGAAATGAATGTCACTGTAAGAGAAGACTCAGGCATAGGCGTAAAGCCGATGAGCGTGTTTGGTTCGAAGCGCCTCGTAAAAATGGCTATCCAGTATGCAATAAAAAAGAAAAAGAAAAGCGTTACCCTTGTCCACAAGGGGAACATAATGAAGTATACGGAAGGTGCCTTCAGAGATTGGGGATATGAGCTTGCACGTGAAGAGTTTTCCGATATCACTGTAAGCGAGCAGGATCTTTGGGATAAATACAATGGACAGGCTCCTGAAGGGAAGATAATCATAAAGGACAGGATAGCTGATTCTATGTTCCAGCAGATTCTTACCCGTCCTGATGAATATGAAGTTCTTTGCACCCCAAACCTTAATGGTGACTATCTCTCCGATGCATGCGCGGCTCAGGTTGGAGGTCTCGGAATCGCACCTGGTGCGAATATCGGCGATAATTCAGCGCTCTTTGAAGCAACACACGGGACGGCTCCCAAGTACGCAGGCAAAGACGTTATTAACCCTGGTTCTGTAATTCTTTCAGGGGTAATGATGTTTGATCATATGGTGTGGGATGAAGCGGGAGAATTGATTACAAAGGCTTTGGCAAAGACCATTCAGGATAAGACAGTCACATATGACCTTGAACGTCTTATGCCTGGGGCTAAGAAGGTGAAGTGTTCAGAGTTTGGGGATTGCATAATCAGAAACATGGACAATGTCTAA
- the mdh gene encoding malate dehydrogenase has translation MKRKKITIVGAGNVGATAAHWAAAKELGDIVLVDVVEGVPQGKALDLVETAPVEGFDVNVIGVNSYEETANSDVVIITAGLARKPGMSRDDLQAKNAEIVKACTEQVAKYSPNSFIIIVSNPLDIMTYLAWKVSKFPKNRVMGMAGVLDAARFKAFVAMEAGVSVEDVQTMVLGGHGDDMVPMARYSTISGIPIAKFLSQEAIDRIIKRTRGAGGEIVALLKTGSAYYSPSASAVQMAEAILKDKKRILPAAACLEGEYGITGGLFVGVPVKIGAGGIEKIIELELLEEEKSALMKSVEGIKKQIALLQV, from the coding sequence ATGAAGAGAAAAAAGATCACGATAGTCGGAGCTGGGAATGTTGGTGCAACAGCTGCTCATTGGGCTGCTGCAAAAGAGCTGGGTGATATTGTTCTGGTCGATGTTGTTGAGGGAGTTCCGCAGGGTAAAGCACTTGACCTTGTTGAGACAGCTCCAGTTGAGGGTTTTGATGTAAATGTTATCGGGGTAAATAGTTATGAAGAGACTGCAAATTCTGATGTTGTTATAATCACCGCGGGTCTTGCAAGGAAACCTGGAATGAGCAGGGACGATTTGCAGGCAAAGAATGCAGAAATTGTGAAAGCCTGCACTGAACAGGTTGCGAAATACTCGCCTAACAGTTTTATCATTATCGTATCTAACCCTCTTGATATCATGACCTACCTTGCATGGAAGGTGAGCAAGTTTCCGAAAAACAGGGTTATGGGTATGGCGGGTGTTCTTGATGCAGCAAGATTTAAGGCATTTGTTGCCATGGAAGCAGGCGTGTCAGTTGAAGATGTGCAGACTATGGTTCTGGGTGGTCACGGAGACGACATGGTTCCGATGGCAAGGTATTCAACAATCTCAGGCATTCCTATTGCAAAGTTCCTTTCGCAGGAAGCCATTGACAGGATAATAAAAAGAACAAGAGGTGCAGGCGGAGAAATAGTCGCTCTTTTAAAGACAGGAAGTGCTTATTATTCTCCGTCAGCAAGTGCTGTGCAAATGGCTGAAGCAATATTAAAAGATAAAAAAAGAATACTTCCCGCTGCTGCATGCCTTGAAGGTGAGTATGGCATTACCGGCGGATTGTTCGTCGGTGTACCTGTTAAGATAGGTGCAGGCGGTATAGAAAAGATAATAGAGCTTGAACTCCTTGAAGAGGAGAAGAGCGCTTTAATGAAATCAGTGGAGGGCATAAAGAAACAGATTGCACTTTTACAAGTGTAG